In the Octopus bimaculoides isolate UCB-OBI-ISO-001 chromosome 18, ASM119413v2, whole genome shotgun sequence genome, one interval contains:
- the LOC106881518 gene encoding signal transducer and activator of transcription B-like codes for MFIKSWLAPPSLLQSSTSSTTLPMILPTAPTSPSFSPHTKPLSVPHHLNVKHLNQISKRSNVPIPSDCSYRQNNNNNNNNNKFNRANIASFHDWSEKSLENAPVSKIYQEMATLSSICSLSESNRNELSRENNGRRQVVCHKLFLPEGTDLTKGEKNIIAGLCRNRLCTLTY; via the exons ATGTTTATCAA aTCCTGGTTGGCACCGCCATCTCTGCTTCAATCATCAACATCTTCTACAACATTACCAATGATATTACCGAcagcaccaacatcaccatcattctctCCACATACAAAGCCGTTGTCTGTTCCACACCATTTGAATGTCAAGCACCTGAATCAGATTTCGAAACGGTCAAACGTTCCTATCCCTTCCGACTGTTCATAtcgccaaaataataataataataataataataataagttcaacCGAGCTAATATCGCTTCCTTTCACGACTGGAGCGAGAAATCTTTAGAGAATGCTCCGGTTTCTAAAATTTACCAAGAAATGGCCACTTTGTCTTCAATATGTTCATTGAGTGAATCTAATCGAAATGAATTATCAAGGGAAAACAATGGCAGACGACAGGTCGTCTGCCATAAACTCTTCTTGCCGGAAGGAACAGATTTgacaaaaggagagaaaaatataatagcTGGTCTCTGCCGAAACCGGTTGTGTACTCTCACATATTGA